Proteins from a genomic interval of Clostridium sp. M62/1:
- the asd gene encoding aspartate-semialdehyde dehydrogenase: MKKKLRVGVLGATGMVGQRFISLLAEHPWYEVVTVAASPRSAGKTYEEAVGDRWKMQTPMPENVKKLVVMNVNEVEKVAAGVDFVFSAVDMTKEEIRAIEEAYAKTETPVVSNNSAHRWTPDVPMVIPEVNPEHFQVIEFQKKRLGTKRGFIAVKPNCSIQSYAPVLAAWREFEPYEVVATTYQAISGAGKTFKDWPEMVENIIPYIGGEEEKSEQEPLRILGELKDGVIVKASEPVITCQCIRVPVLDGHTAAVFVKFRKKPTKEQLIEKLRAFSGLPQELELPSAPKQFIQYLEEDNRPQVKLDVDFERGMGVSIGRLREDTVYDYKFVGLSHNTLRGAAGGAVLCAELLTAQGYIQAK, encoded by the coding sequence ATGAAAAAGAAATTGAGAGTAGGCGTTCTGGGTGCAACGGGAATGGTTGGACAGAGATTTATTTCCCTGCTGGCAGAGCATCCCTGGTATGAGGTGGTGACGGTGGCTGCAAGCCCCAGATCGGCAGGAAAGACATATGAGGAAGCCGTAGGCGACCGCTGGAAAATGCAGACTCCCATGCCGGAGAATGTAAAAAAACTGGTGGTGATGAATGTCAATGAGGTGGAGAAGGTTGCAGCCGGCGTGGATTTTGTGTTCAGCGCTGTGGACATGACAAAGGAGGAGATCCGCGCCATTGAGGAAGCTTATGCAAAGACAGAGACTCCTGTCGTTTCCAACAACAGTGCTCACCGCTGGACGCCGGACGTGCCTATGGTGATCCCGGAGGTAAACCCGGAGCATTTTCAGGTGATCGAATTCCAGAAAAAGCGCCTCGGAACAAAGAGAGGGTTTATCGCAGTAAAGCCGAACTGTTCCATCCAGAGCTATGCTCCGGTTCTGGCTGCATGGAGAGAGTTTGAACCATACGAGGTGGTGGCCACCACGTATCAGGCTATCTCAGGCGCCGGAAAGACCTTTAAGGACTGGCCGGAGATGGTGGAGAACATTATTCCCTACATTGGAGGCGAGGAGGAAAAGAGCGAGCAGGAGCCTCTGCGCATTCTGGGCGAGCTGAAAGACGGAGTGATTGTAAAGGCCAGCGAGCCGGTGATCACCTGCCAGTGCATCCGTGTTCCGGTACTCGACGGACATACGGCGGCCGTATTCGTAAAATTCAGGAAGAAACCTACGAAGGAGCAGCTGATTGAGAAGCTGAGAGCCTTCAGCGGGCTTCCCCAGGAGCTTGAGCTTCCCAGCGCTCCGAAGCAGTTCATCCAGTATCTGGAGGAGGATAACCGTCCTCAGGTGAAGCTGGATGTGGATTTTGAGAGGGGAATGGGAGTCTCCATCGGGCGCCTGAGAGAGGATACGGTGTACGACTATAAATTTGTGGGCCTCTCACACAATACGCTGCGCGGCGCTGCCGGCGGAGCAGTACTCTGTGCAGAGCTGCTGACTGCCCAGGGTTACATTCAGGCAAAATAA
- a CDS encoding ABC transporter ATP-binding protein: protein MAEEILRVENLTKIYPGGVLANYNINFSVNKGEIHALVGENGAGKSTLMKMLFGIEEITSGKVFLHGKEVHFHSSKEAIENGIGMVHQHMMLVPSLTVAENLVLGIEKKKGLFVDQKKAIEETEAISQKYNLHVDATKRVRDISIGMKQKLEILKTMYRGAKIIILDEPTAVLAPQETEELFEQLLNLKKEGYTIIFISHKLNEVKYLCDRLTVLKDGRSIGTYQLADITLEEISRLMVGRDVRIEYEKTPQEFGEKILTVKNLSYTDKFGTKKLDNLSFSLKAGEVLGIAGIEGNGQKEAMEILTGNMEAESGSITYRGQELTKLSIADSRKLGIAHVPEDRNLNGCAPEMSVRDNLIATSLKKLSGKGGLLKPKAIEDYCQSCVRDFNIKTMNLDISIKSLSGGNVQKAIVAREFTAGADVIVLNQPTRGVDVGAMEFIHKKILEMRDEKKSLILVSADLTELRALSDRIIVFHQGKVAGVIHDVPGTTEEELGLYMLGLKEDSAEKLQEA, encoded by the coding sequence ATGGCAGAGGAAATTTTACGGGTGGAGAACCTGACAAAAATTTACCCGGGCGGTGTTCTGGCAAATTACAACATTAATTTCAGTGTAAATAAAGGGGAGATTCATGCCCTGGTCGGAGAAAACGGCGCTGGAAAATCCACGCTCATGAAGATGCTGTTCGGAATTGAGGAGATTACCAGCGGGAAGGTTTTCCTGCACGGCAAAGAGGTCCATTTCCATTCCAGCAAGGAAGCGATCGAGAATGGGATCGGTATGGTGCATCAGCACATGATGCTCGTGCCATCCCTGACAGTGGCTGAGAATCTGGTTCTTGGAATTGAGAAGAAAAAAGGCCTGTTTGTGGATCAGAAAAAAGCTATTGAGGAGACGGAGGCAATCTCTCAGAAATATAATCTCCATGTGGATGCCACAAAGAGAGTACGGGATATTTCCATTGGAATGAAGCAGAAGCTGGAAATTTTAAAAACCATGTACCGGGGTGCGAAGATTATTATTCTGGACGAGCCGACAGCCGTTCTGGCTCCCCAGGAGACGGAGGAGCTGTTTGAGCAGCTTCTGAATCTGAAAAAAGAGGGATATACGATCATATTCATCTCTCACAAGCTGAATGAGGTGAAATATCTCTGCGACAGGCTGACTGTCCTGAAAGACGGCCGTTCCATCGGTACCTACCAGCTGGCTGATATCACACTGGAAGAGATCTCCAGGCTGATGGTGGGAAGAGATGTCAGAATCGAGTATGAAAAAACGCCTCAGGAGTTCGGGGAGAAGATTCTCACCGTGAAGAATCTGAGCTATACCGACAAATTCGGCACAAAGAAGCTGGACAATCTCAGCTTTTCCCTGAAGGCCGGGGAGGTTTTGGGAATCGCCGGCATCGAGGGAAACGGACAGAAAGAGGCGATGGAAATCCTTACCGGAAATATGGAGGCAGAGAGCGGCTCTATCACTTACAGAGGGCAGGAGCTTACGAAACTGTCGATTGCTGACAGCCGGAAACTGGGAATTGCCCATGTACCGGAGGACAGAAACTTAAATGGCTGTGCGCCGGAGATGAGCGTGCGCGACAACCTGATTGCCACCAGCTTAAAGAAGCTGTCCGGCAAGGGCGGTCTTTTAAAGCCAAAGGCCATTGAGGACTACTGTCAGAGCTGTGTGCGGGACTTTAACATCAAGACCATGAACCTGGATATCAGCATTAAGAGCCTTTCCGGAGGAAATGTTCAGAAGGCCATTGTAGCCAGAGAATTTACTGCCGGGGCGGATGTGATTGTTTTGAACCAGCCTACCAGAGGCGTGGACGTGGGGGCTATGGAGTTTATCCATAAAAAGATTCTGGAAATGCGGGATGAAAAGAAATCTCTGATTCTCGTGAGTGCAGATTTGACGGAGCTGCGCGCTCTGAGCGACCGCATCATTGTATTCCACCAGGGAAAGGTGGCAGGCGTGATTCACGATGTCCCGGGTACCACAGAGGAGGAACTGGGACTTTACATGCTGGGCTTAAAGGAAGACTCTGCGGAAAAATTACAGGAGGCGTAA
- a CDS encoding ABC transporter permease, producing the protein MEFLANLDFWFTVLRCTTPVLLATMAALIASRSGLLNLGLEGTMTISALCGVLGSGFTGSLFVGAVAGLASGTLYTMLLAYFIQHLKANQVITGVALNLAATGGSVFCLYSLTGDKNASNSLPSAAFPAVDIPVLKDIPGLGQILSGHNCLTYLAFIIAVIMFIMLKRTAFGIRIRAVGESAEAARSVGINVERVRYQAMFISGILASLGGMYLSMGYVNRFTANMVAGRGYVALATNAMAAGNALMGMVSSILYGFGSGISIYLQNNNVDPYLITIIPYASIIIFYVAFSFYYKVKKKADSSL; encoded by the coding sequence ATGGAATTTTTGGCGAATCTTGATTTCTGGTTTACGGTTCTTCGCTGTACGACTCCGGTTCTGCTGGCTACCATGGCTGCGCTGATCGCCAGCCGCTCCGGCCTGTTAAACCTGGGACTGGAGGGAACCATGACCATTTCCGCGCTCTGCGGCGTGCTGGGAAGCGGATTTACGGGTAGCCTGTTTGTGGGAGCTGTGGCCGGCCTTGCGTCAGGAACTCTGTACACAATGCTGCTGGCCTACTTTATCCAGCATCTGAAGGCAAATCAGGTTATCACGGGTGTAGCCCTCAACCTGGCAGCTACCGGCGGTTCTGTCTTCTGTCTTTACTCTCTGACAGGAGATAAAAATGCCAGCAATTCTCTGCCCTCAGCAGCGTTTCCGGCAGTGGATATTCCTGTGCTTAAGGACATTCCGGGGCTGGGACAGATCTTGTCAGGACATAACTGTCTGACCTATCTGGCATTTATTATCGCTGTCATCATGTTTATCATGTTAAAGAGGACAGCCTTCGGAATCCGGATCCGGGCTGTAGGCGAGTCAGCCGAGGCTGCCCGCTCAGTTGGAATTAACGTGGAGCGTGTGCGCTATCAGGCTATGTTTATCAGCGGAATCCTGGCATCCCTGGGAGGAATGTACCTTTCCATGGGCTATGTCAACCGCTTTACGGCAAATATGGTGGCAGGACGAGGCTACGTGGCTCTGGCCACAAACGCTATGGCAGCGGGAAATGCCCTGATGGGGATGGTCAGTTCGATCCTTTACGGGTTCGGAAGCGGCATTTCGATCTATCTGCAGAACAACAATGTGGATCCATATCTGATTACCATCATCCCATATGCATCCATCATCATTTTCTATGTAGCCTTCAGCTTCTACTACAAGGTGAAGAAGAAGGCGGACAGCTCTCTGTAG
- a CDS encoding BMP family lipoprotein — protein MKKLLKKAAAVTLTAAMAASLTACGGGSNADSSSKAAEGQDGEKIKLTLCIGRKTDLSFQQSAYEGSVRVQEELGDKYEVNVVEMGDDTTKWQAAFYDAADSGADIIVGTGFQNKENFETIPLEYPDTKFILFDQDLDFSSGELTNTLGVLFDSNQSGFLAGAVAAYYTSSENAANTDKTIGFVGGVESTTVSNFLVGYAEGAKYVDPDINILTAYVGDYMDTAKAKDLANAQISEGADIIFQVAGGAGNGVIEAAAEKDGVMAIGVDSDQYKALEGSNLQSAVITSSLKRLDNALFNICKAYAEDPSSVPFGENVTYGLAEDAVGIVFNDNLTNSIGQENVDNVQEILGKIQSGEIEVTEAAGLSAEEIDAIVH, from the coding sequence ATGAAAAAGTTACTGAAAAAAGCAGCAGCAGTTACTCTGACAGCGGCCATGGCAGCTTCCCTGACCGCATGCGGAGGCGGCAGTAATGCAGACAGCAGCTCCAAGGCTGCAGAGGGACAGGACGGAGAGAAGATTAAGCTGACGCTCTGCATCGGCAGAAAGACGGACCTCTCCTTCCAGCAGTCTGCCTATGAGGGTTCTGTGAGAGTCCAGGAGGAGTTAGGCGACAAGTACGAGGTCAATGTAGTGGAGATGGGAGATGACACTACAAAGTGGCAGGCAGCTTTCTATGACGCCGCTGACTCAGGAGCAGACATCATCGTGGGAACAGGCTTCCAGAATAAGGAGAACTTTGAGACCATCCCGTTAGAGTATCCGGACACAAAATTTATCCTGTTTGATCAGGATCTGGACTTTTCAAGCGGAGAGCTGACAAACACACTGGGCGTCCTCTTTGACTCCAATCAGTCCGGTTTCCTGGCAGGCGCTGTGGCAGCCTACTATACAAGCAGTGAGAATGCAGCCAACACAGACAAAACCATTGGCTTTGTAGGCGGCGTTGAGAGCACCACAGTCAGCAATTTCCTGGTAGGATACGCAGAGGGTGCCAAGTATGTAGATCCAGACATCAATATTCTGACTGCCTATGTAGGTGACTACATGGATACAGCAAAGGCAAAGGATCTGGCAAATGCACAGATTTCCGAGGGCGCAGACATTATTTTCCAGGTAGCAGGCGGTGCAGGAAACGGTGTCATCGAGGCTGCTGCCGAGAAGGACGGCGTAATGGCAATCGGTGTGGACAGCGACCAGTACAAGGCTCTCGAGGGAAGCAACCTTCAGTCTGCAGTTATCACTTCCAGCCTGAAGAGACTGGACAATGCTCTCTTCAATATCTGCAAGGCATATGCAGAGGATCCGTCCAGCGTTCCGTTTGGCGAGAATGTGACATACGGACTGGCTGAGGACGCAGTGGGCATCGTATTCAATGATAATCTGACAAACAGCATTGGACAGGAGAACGTGGACAATGTGCAGGAGATCCTTGGAAAGATTCAGTCCGGCGAGATCGAGGTAACAGAGGCGGCAGGCCTTTCCGCAGAGGAAATCGACGCTATTGTGCACTGA
- a CDS encoding aldose epimerase family protein translates to MPYIKESFGSMPDGKTVYRYTLKNRNGVTAGFLDLGAIWHSMLVLDRDGNFADVVLGYDSVDCYLKSEAHLGEIVGRNANRIGGGQFELNGQTYELTVNNGPNNLHSGNDYYRNRIWDARVTEDGEDISICFTLNSPDGDQGFPGNFRVSVTYILTGNDELHIRYCGVSDADTIMNMTNHAYFNLAGHNTGEAMGQKVRIFADSFTPADQVSIPFGTILPVKGTPMDFTEMKAIGRDIENDYEQLVFGSGFDHNWVIRREAEGLSLAAKAWDEASGRAMETWTDLPGVQFYTANYLDSSLPGKEGAVYGRRHGYCFETQYYPDAIHKPQFPSPVIRAGQEKRTETIYKFYVK, encoded by the coding sequence ATGCCATATATCAAAGAATCCTTCGGCTCTATGCCGGACGGAAAAACCGTGTATCGCTACACGCTGAAAAACAGGAACGGGGTGACAGCCGGGTTCCTCGATCTGGGGGCAATCTGGCACTCTATGCTGGTTCTGGACAGGGATGGGAATTTTGCCGACGTCGTGCTGGGGTATGACTCAGTGGACTGTTATCTGAAGAGCGAGGCCCATCTCGGCGAAATCGTGGGAAGAAATGCAAACAGGATAGGGGGAGGCCAGTTTGAGCTGAATGGGCAGACCTACGAGCTGACGGTCAATAACGGGCCCAACAATCTCCACAGCGGCAATGATTATTACAGGAACCGAATCTGGGATGCCAGAGTGACCGAGGACGGGGAGGACATCTCCATCTGCTTTACGCTGAACAGCCCGGACGGAGATCAGGGCTTTCCGGGAAATTTCCGGGTTTCCGTTACATATATCCTGACAGGAAATGACGAGCTCCATATCCGCTACTGCGGAGTTTCCGATGCTGATACGATCATGAATATGACGAACCATGCTTACTTCAATCTGGCAGGCCACAATACGGGGGAGGCCATGGGACAGAAGGTCCGTATCTTTGCGGACAGCTTCACTCCCGCCGACCAGGTATCCATTCCGTTCGGAACCATTCTTCCGGTAAAGGGAACGCCTATGGATTTTACAGAGATGAAAGCCATCGGGCGGGATATTGAGAATGATTATGAGCAGCTCGTTTTTGGAAGCGGCTTTGACCACAACTGGGTGATCAGGAGAGAGGCAGAGGGACTTTCCCTGGCTGCGAAGGCCTGGGATGAGGCCAGCGGCCGGGCCATGGAAACCTGGACGGATCTGCCGGGAGTCCAGTTCTACACGGCAAACTATCTGGATTCCAGCCTTCCGGGGAAGGAGGGGGCTGTGTACGGCAGACGGCATGGCTACTGCTTTGAAACTCAGTACTACCCGGATGCGATTCACAAACCTCAGTTCCCGTCGCCGGTTATCAGAGCGGGCCAGGAGAAACGGACAGAGACGATCTATAAGTTTTATGTGAAATAG
- a CDS encoding DNA topoisomerase, translated as MAKALYIAEKPSVAQEFANALKISGRRSDGYIESETAVVTWCVGHLVTMSYPEEYDIKYKRWSLKTLPFLPAEFKYQVIDGVKKQFQTVSTLLNRSDIDTIYVCTDSGREGEYIYRLVAQMAGVHGKKEKRVWIDSQTEEEILRGIREAKELKEYDNLAASAYLRAKEDYLMGINFSRALTLKYGPSISSFLRSKWTVVSVGRVMTCVLGMVVRREREIRNFVKTPFYRVIGTFTRESMKISAEWRAVQGSRYFQSPFLYRENGFKEREKAEELIAWLSAEGPVTGTVFSVEKKKETKNPPLLYNLAELQNDCSKMFKISPDQTLKIVQELYERKLVTYPRTDARVLSTAVAKEIGKNLSGLKGFSPCASFAAEVLQGTAWKTIAKTRYVNDKQITDHYAIIPTGQTGAVRNLPSLNAKVYELIVRRFLSIFYPPAVYRKYSLEIAAKTEHFFANFKLLKEPGYLNVADVSGIRKKNENAEGTKDTAGAAGESGGEQSAGDSRQEETVIGDEAFAAMLEKLKKGMTLDLSGLAIKEGETSPPKRYTSGSMILAMENAGQLIEDEELRAQIKGSGIGTSATRAEILKKLMSISYLSLNPKTQVITPTLLGELIYEVVNASIRQLLNPELTASWEKGLTYVAEGSITEKEYMEKLERFVAGRTYGAVHTANQAGLRRQFELAAASYKGAEKLPGKGAASAEKAGKNVKNSRKKSAKTGGTINEKN; from the coding sequence ATGGCGAAGGCTTTATACATAGCAGAAAAACCGAGCGTTGCCCAGGAATTTGCCAATGCCCTGAAAATTTCCGGGCGGAGATCAGACGGATATATCGAATCGGAAACGGCAGTTGTGACCTGGTGTGTCGGCCATCTGGTAACCATGAGCTACCCGGAGGAGTACGACATAAAATACAAGAGGTGGAGCCTTAAAACTCTGCCGTTTCTGCCGGCAGAGTTTAAGTACCAGGTCATCGACGGGGTAAAGAAGCAGTTTCAGACTGTCAGTACCCTGTTAAATCGGAGCGACATCGACACCATCTATGTCTGCACCGACTCCGGGCGGGAGGGAGAGTATATTTACCGCCTGGTGGCTCAGATGGCGGGCGTCCACGGCAAGAAGGAAAAACGTGTCTGGATTGATTCACAGACAGAGGAGGAGATCCTGAGAGGAATCCGAGAGGCCAAAGAATTGAAGGAATACGATAATCTGGCGGCTTCTGCCTACCTCAGGGCCAAGGAAGATTACCTGATGGGAATTAATTTTTCCAGAGCCCTGACGCTGAAATACGGGCCATCTATCTCCAGCTTCCTGCGAAGCAAGTGGACCGTTGTCTCTGTGGGCCGGGTGATGACCTGTGTGCTGGGGATGGTCGTCCGAAGGGAGAGAGAGATTCGAAATTTCGTGAAAACTCCCTTTTACCGCGTGATCGGAACCTTCACCCGGGAGTCCATGAAGATCAGCGCGGAGTGGCGGGCTGTCCAGGGCTCACGGTACTTTCAGTCACCGTTTCTCTACAGGGAAAACGGTTTTAAGGAGAGGGAGAAGGCAGAGGAGCTGATCGCCTGGCTGTCTGCAGAGGGGCCTGTGACGGGAACAGTTTTCTCCGTGGAAAAGAAGAAGGAGACTAAGAATCCTCCCCTTCTCTATAACCTGGCGGAGCTGCAGAACGACTGCTCGAAAATGTTCAAGATAAGCCCTGACCAGACACTGAAAATTGTGCAGGAGCTGTATGAGAGGAAGCTGGTGACGTATCCGAGAACAGACGCCAGAGTCCTCTCCACAGCGGTGGCGAAGGAGATCGGGAAGAATCTTTCCGGGCTGAAGGGATTTTCGCCCTGTGCCTCCTTTGCGGCTGAGGTGCTCCAGGGGACGGCCTGGAAGACCATCGCAAAGACCAGGTATGTCAATGACAAACAGATTACAGATCACTACGCGATTATCCCCACTGGACAGACAGGGGCGGTGAGAAATCTGCCGTCTCTGAACGCGAAGGTCTATGAGCTGATTGTGAGGAGATTTCTGAGCATCTTTTATCCGCCTGCCGTGTACCGGAAGTACAGCCTGGAGATTGCCGCGAAAACGGAGCATTTTTTTGCAAACTTCAAGCTCCTGAAGGAACCGGGGTATCTGAATGTGGCGGACGTTTCCGGCATCAGAAAAAAGAATGAGAATGCAGAGGGCACAAAAGATACGGCCGGTGCAGCAGGAGAAAGCGGCGGGGAGCAGTCAGCAGGCGACAGCCGTCAGGAGGAGACGGTGATCGGAGATGAAGCCTTTGCAGCTATGCTGGAAAAGCTGAAAAAGGGCATGACTCTGGACCTTTCCGGGCTGGCCATAAAGGAGGGGGAAACCTCGCCGCCCAAGCGGTATACCTCCGGTTCCATGATTCTGGCCATGGAGAATGCAGGCCAGCTTATTGAGGATGAGGAGCTGAGGGCGCAGATCAAGGGAAGCGGAATCGGAACCAGCGCCACCAGGGCGGAGATCCTGAAAAAGCTCATGAGCATCAGCTATCTGTCTCTGAATCCGAAAACACAGGTGATTACGCCTACCCTCCTTGGAGAGCTGATCTATGAGGTGGTCAATGCTTCCATCCGCCAGCTTCTGAACCCGGAGCTGACAGCCAGCTGGGAGAAGGGGCTGACCTATGTTGCGGAGGGAAGCATCACAGAAAAGGAGTACATGGAAAAGCTGGAGCGCTTTGTGGCCGGCCGCACCTATGGGGCAGTCCACACGGCCAACCAGGCAGGCTTAAGGCGCCAGTTCGAGCTGGCGGCAGCAAGCTACAAAGGTGCTGAAAAGCTCCCTGGAAAGGGAGCCGCCAGTGCGGAGAAAGCCGGAAAAAATGTGAAAAATAGCAGAAAAAAGAGTGCAAAGACAGGAGGAACCATCAATGAAAAAAACTGA
- the ade gene encoding adenine deaminase gives MIRLEPKDKKALLRTALGMEEADLAICNCRLVNVFTGEIYPAVVYVKDGFIAHVEDEELSGPYKAASVYDGQGRYLIPGLIDSHMHIESSMMTPRNFAKAVIPHGTTTIIHDPHEIANVYGREGVVYMHDAGRDLPMRQLVDIPSCVPAVPGCENAGAEFFAEDIDALAGLERAVGLAEVMDFYGVMYGDDRMMDIIEAAEKNGLYLQGHAPSVTGRQLSAYLIGGPWTCHETTTGPEARKKLRNGMYVDARESSITRNVEAIWDGIKDQRFFDTLTLCSDDRESDDLLHVGHMNAVVRKAISCGMDPVLAIKSATINTARETGIRHLGAVAPGFTADMVLLDDLEGMWAKAVFFGGKLVAEDGRLIAPVEEKSFEIEKQNSMKAGEVDLDDFCLKCPCENGKILVSVMEYAGKTLSITRCVQEEHEVKDGMVVLGENEAFVAVINRHGKGTRAVGVVRNFGLREGAVASTVSHDSHNLTIVYFRPEDALAAARELIACGGGMTAVKDGKVLHTLRLEVAGLMTRLEAQELSREAAAMKEVERSLGLTDMENPLLRIVTLALPVIPDVKMSDLGLVSVAEQKLIPIFPEYGTEK, from the coding sequence ATGATTCGACTGGAACCAAAGGACAAAAAAGCGCTTCTGAGGACTGCACTGGGAATGGAGGAGGCAGATCTGGCGATCTGCAACTGCCGCCTTGTCAATGTGTTCACAGGGGAGATTTATCCGGCAGTTGTCTATGTAAAGGATGGATTTATCGCCCATGTGGAGGATGAGGAGCTTTCAGGACCTTACAAGGCTGCCTCTGTGTATGACGGGCAGGGGCGTTATCTGATTCCGGGACTGATCGACTCTCACATGCATATTGAGAGTTCCATGATGACGCCCCGCAACTTTGCCAAGGCGGTGATCCCCCACGGAACCACGACGATTATTCACGATCCCCATGAGATAGCTAATGTCTATGGAAGGGAGGGCGTTGTCTACATGCACGATGCGGGAAGAGATCTTCCCATGCGCCAGCTTGTGGACATCCCAAGCTGTGTGCCGGCAGTGCCGGGCTGTGAGAATGCCGGGGCTGAATTTTTTGCAGAGGATATCGACGCTCTGGCCGGTCTCGAGAGAGCGGTGGGACTGGCAGAGGTCATGGACTTTTACGGAGTGATGTACGGGGATGACCGGATGATGGATATTATTGAGGCCGCTGAGAAAAACGGACTGTATCTGCAGGGACATGCCCCGTCTGTGACAGGAAGACAGCTCTCCGCTTATCTGATCGGAGGACCGTGGACCTGCCATGAAACTACAACCGGGCCGGAGGCCAGAAAGAAGCTCAGAAACGGCATGTATGTGGATGCCAGGGAAAGCTCCATCACGAGAAATGTGGAGGCTATCTGGGACGGAATCAAGGATCAGCGGTTCTTTGACACACTGACCCTCTGCAGCGATGACAGAGAGAGTGATGATCTCCTCCACGTAGGCCATATGAACGCAGTGGTCAGAAAAGCCATCAGCTGCGGCATGGATCCGGTTCTGGCGATCAAGAGTGCAACCATCAATACGGCCCGGGAAACAGGAATCCGCCATCTGGGCGCCGTAGCCCCCGGCTTTACGGCCGATATGGTGCTTCTCGACGATCTGGAGGGTATGTGGGCCAAGGCCGTATTCTTCGGAGGAAAGCTGGTGGCAGAGGACGGCAGACTGATCGCGCCTGTTGAGGAGAAGAGCTTTGAGATAGAAAAGCAGAATTCCATGAAGGCAGGGGAAGTGGATCTTGACGATTTCTGCCTGAAATGTCCCTGTGAAAACGGAAAAATTCTTGTGAGCGTTATGGAATATGCAGGAAAGACTCTGAGCATTACCAGATGTGTACAGGAGGAGCATGAGGTAAAGGACGGAATGGTAGTCCTGGGAGAAAATGAAGCCTTTGTGGCCGTTATTAACAGGCACGGAAAGGGAACCAGGGCAGTGGGTGTTGTGCGCAATTTCGGACTTCGCGAGGGAGCGGTGGCATCCACGGTTTCCCACGACTCCCACAACCTGACTATTGTTTACTTCAGGCCTGAGGATGCCCTGGCGGCTGCCAGAGAGCTGATCGCATGCGGCGGCGGAATGACGGCTGTGAAGGACGGAAAGGTCCTTCATACACTGAGGCTGGAGGTGGCAGGACTTATGACCAGGCTGGAGGCTCAGGAGCTTTCCAGGGAGGCAGCTGCCATGAAGGAAGTGGAGAGGAGCCTGGGACTTACGGATATGGAAAATCCTCTGCTTCGGATTGTCACTCTGGCTCTTCCTGTAATTCCGGATGTAAAAATGTCCGATCTGGGTCTTGTGTCTGTGGCTGAGCAGAAGCTGATTCCTATTTTCCCGGAATACGGAACAGAAAAATAG
- a CDS encoding ABC transporter permease encodes MNKKKKFDWYGVIRVLTSILIALVIAALIIVAVADDPLTALNKFLLGPFSTKRNFFNAVETMIPLVFCGLAINVMHKSGLFSMAADSSFYFSGVVAAMLAIACPMPAGVHQLVILTAATLVGGVIGIIPVIIKKKTGANELVISLMMNYIFFNFGYWLIRAFFLDETNGSFSVSFQKTATLGKLIKGTSTHYGIFIMIAVVVLMWLLMDKSKFGRELQITGSNASFARYSGLKIGGIILGSQLIGGMLAGLGGGVQMIGMYTHFQWITAQTYVWDGILINLLAGTRPLMIPVSAFFISYIRSGALVMSRGGDVDSEIVSIIQGIIIMLIASERFMYRMKKRKEEREALQNQAVDTEAAGAN; translated from the coding sequence ATGAACAAAAAGAAAAAGTTTGACTGGTACGGCGTCATCCGGGTGCTCACCTCTATCCTGATTGCCCTGGTTATTGCGGCGCTCATCATAGTTGCAGTGGCCGACGATCCGCTGACCGCTCTGAATAAGTTCCTGCTGGGACCGTTTTCCACGAAGAGAAATTTCTTTAATGCAGTGGAGACCATGATTCCCCTCGTATTCTGCGGTCTTGCCATCAATGTCATGCACAAAAGCGGTCTGTTTTCCATGGCAGCTGACAGCTCCTTCTATTTTTCAGGAGTTGTGGCGGCTATGCTGGCAATCGCCTGTCCGATGCCGGCCGGAGTACATCAGCTAGTCATTCTGACTGCAGCGACTCTGGTGGGAGGCGTTATTGGAATTATTCCGGTTATTATTAAGAAAAAGACAGGCGCCAACGAGCTTGTTATTTCTCTTATGATGAACTACATTTTCTTTAATTTTGGATACTGGCTGATCCGTGCCTTCTTCCTGGATGAGACAAACGGTTCCTTTTCTGTCAGCTTCCAGAAAACGGCAACCCTCGGAAAGCTGATTAAGGGAACCAGCACCCACTACGGCATCTTTATTATGATTGCTGTGGTTGTATTGATGTGGCTGCTCATGGACAAGTCCAAATTCGGAAGAGAGCTTCAGATCACAGGCTCCAATGCGAGCTTTGCCAGATATTCGGGACTGAAAATCGGCGGAATCATTCTCGGCTCCCAGCTGATCGGCGGAATGCTGGCCGGACTTGGAGGCGGAGTTCAGATGATTGGAATGTACACGCACTTTCAGTGGATTACAGCTCAGACTTATGTATGGGATGGAATCCTGATCAACCTGCTTGCAGGAACCAGGCCTCTTATGATTCCGGTGTCTGCCTTCTTTATTTCCTATATCCGAAGCGGCGCTCTTGTTATGTCAAGAGGCGGTGATGTGGACTCTGAGATTGTGTCGATCATTCAGGGAATTATCATCATGCTGATTGCATCCGAGCGGTTCATGTACCGGATGAAGAAGCGCAAGGAAGAGAGAGAGGCACTGCAGAACCAGGCGGTTGACACAGAGGCCGCAGGGGCAAACTAA